CACCTTTCATGAAGAAGTCTTGGATGATTCTATTCTGCGGAACCTTTATCTTTTCCGCAAATTTGTCAAGCTTTAAGTCTTCCTCGGTTATATGGACGGGAGGCTTTTTAGCCTCTACTTTTTCCTTCGTGGGTTCCTTTGATTTGGTTAACGTCACATCTTCCTCCTCGTCGAGTGTTTCTTTGTATATCTCGAGGAGGATATTCACTGTTTCTTCATCTATATAACTCATGTGGCTCTTCACTTCAATGCCGAGCTCTTCCAATTCATGGAGTAATTCTTTTGTATCCATATCCAGCTGTTTTGCGAGTTCGTAAACCCTTAATCGTGCCAAAAAATCCACCTCCCGTATAGCTCAAACTATATTATAACACATATTCTTTGGATTGTTCAATTCGTTCAACCAATTGAAAAAATCGTGTATTGAATCTTCAACTTTTCTAAGTCTATATGGAATTGTGGATGAAATTTTCGCTTTTGAGAACGTGTAATTCAAGCGTAACGTGTGGAGTGCATAGGGCACGAATTCCGTTGGGATGGAGAAAAGTACATTAGCAATTAGGGAAAGTGTACTGAGGATATCCCCGGAAGTATCGTCCAACACTTTAAATGTCTCAAGACCACACAATTTTGGCAGCTGCACAAAATCGATATCGTTTCCTGAAACTATGAAACGTTGCTTTGAAACTTTACAGTTGCTATAAGACTTTAGTAGTTCATACAACTTGACAATTGCTTCAGCCAAATCCCGAACATCAACGAAATCAAATTTTCCATTTATCGTATAGCGCAGCTTTCCAGTTTTGTACTTTATCAGAACTCGAGAAAAGTGGGAGAACTTATAATCGTACGGTCCAAATATCCCCGTGGGGAAGACAATAAACCCATCAAGGCCTTCGCTGAACGCCTTCTCAACCTCTTTAGTTGCAATCGCTTTTGATTTTGCGTAATCCCCAACGACAAGATTTTCATCGACAGGTGTTTCTTCAGTGATCATACTTCCTTTCTCAACTTCTGCGAATGCGTGGACACTGCTGATGTATATCAGCGGTACTTTCTTTTTCTTTGCAAGCGTAATAACATTCCTCGTGCCTTCCACGTTTACCGAATAGACAATTTTTTTCCTAGAGGGTGTTATTGATATCACGGAAGCAAGGTGGAAAATTGCTTCAATGCCATTCAGAGCACTTGAAAAATCAGCACGAACGTCTGAGTAGAAAACCTCAACCGGAACAAGCTGCAATGGAAGAAGGCTATCACTCGGATGGACGAGAATCCTTACCTTTTCACCTTTCCCTATGAACTTCTTAACCAAGACATTTCCAAGGTGTCCTGTTGCACCTGTTATTAAGAGCATAATTAATCCCTCCTATGCATTTAATCGTTGTTATTAGCTTTGCTTTTGAATTCGGTTATCATTCTTGAAAACCTAACCATTGTTTCAAAACCAATCTGTAGTTTCATTATCTCCTCTTTAGGAAGTGATACTAAGAGCTGCTCAAAGATACGACCAAAAGCCTCAAGCAGTTTATTGTAAACATTCT
The DNA window shown above is from Fervidobacterium changbaicum and carries:
- a CDS encoding NAD-dependent epimerase/dehydratase family protein, which translates into the protein MLLITGATGHLGNVLVKKFIGKGEKVRILVHPSDSLLPLQLVPVEVFYSDVRADFSSALNGIEAIFHLASVISITPSRKKIVYSVNVEGTRNVITLAKKKKVPLIYISSVHAFAEVEKGSMITEETPVDENLVVGDYAKSKAIATKEVEKAFSEGLDGFIVFPTGIFGPYDYKFSHFSRVLIKYKTGKLRYTINGKFDFVDVRDLAEAIVKLYELLKSYSNCKVSKQRFIVSGNDIDFVQLPKLCGLETFKVLDDTSGDILSTLSLIANVLFSIPTEFVPYALHTLRLNYTFSKAKISSTIPYRLRKVEDSIHDFFNWLNELNNPKNMCYNIV